A section of the Triplophysa dalaica isolate WHDGS20190420 chromosome 8, ASM1584641v1, whole genome shotgun sequence genome encodes:
- the LOC130427223 gene encoding striated muscle-specific serine/threonine-protein kinase-like isoform X2, whose protein sequence is MLDSDHAFGETIRSPSGLTVNPQLPESITPTSVKRNKRPGLLQAMKKIWSKKRFQKNGHSNRTFGRFTHVFRSCRKQSYDSETTEDEATEPQIPLEGKEGARGFQDEAQRVPAGQRMMDVAPDTSDHWAGGETSVLEREAPSLGSRAPGQQSARQANSREPTGTQIRHLGVEPLIRASRANLSRPVWGSEESVSLASDYYGSTFSLYRGRTFSVPL, encoded by the exons ATGCTGGATTCAGATCATGCTTTCGGCGAGACCATCAGGTCACCGTCGGGTCTGACCGTCAATCCCCAGCTTCCAGAAAGCATCACTCCCACCTCTGTCAAACGCAACAAAAGACCAGGATTGCTCCAAGCGATGAAGAAAATCTGGTCTAAGAAACGATTTCAG AAGAACGGACACTCTAACCGAACATTTGGACGGTTTACTCATG TTTTCCGCTCCTGTCGGAAGCAAAGTTatg ACTCAGAGACTACAGAAGACGAAGCCACTGAGCCACAAATACCCCTGGAAGGTAAAGAAGGGGCCAGAGGTTTTCAAGATGAGGCCCAACGTGTGCCTGCAG GTCAAAGGATGATGGATGTCGCCCCAGATACGAGCGATCACTGGGCAGGCGGTGAGACCTCAGTGTTGGAAAGAGAAGCACCATCCCTAGGATCAAGAGCACCAGGACAGCAGTCAGCCAGGCAAGCCAACAGCCGGGAGCCGACGGGCACCCAGATCAGGCACCTAGGGGTCGAGCCTCTGATTCGAGCGTCACGCGCCAATCTGTCCCGTCCAGTGTGGGGGTCCGAGGAAAGTGTGTCTTTAGCTAGCGATTACTATGGTAGCACATTCAGTCTTTATAGAGGAAGGACTTTTTCTGTACCCCTGTAA
- the LOC130427223 gene encoding uncharacterized protein LOC130427223 isoform X3: MLDSDHAFGETIRSPSGLTVNPQLPESITPTSVKRNKRPGLLQAMKKIWSKKRFQKNGHSNRTFGRFTHAKFSAPVGSKVMTQRLQKTKPLSHKYPWKVKKGPEVFKMRPNVCLQVKG; encoded by the exons ATGCTGGATTCAGATCATGCTTTCGGCGAGACCATCAGGTCACCGTCGGGTCTGACCGTCAATCCCCAGCTTCCAGAAAGCATCACTCCCACCTCTGTCAAACGCAACAAAAGACCAGGATTGCTCCAAGCGATGAAGAAAATCTGGTCTAAGAAACGATTTCAG AAGAACGGACACTCTAACCGAACATTTGGACGGTTTACTCATG CGAAGTTTTCCGCTCCTGTCGGAAGCAAAGTTatg ACTCAGAGACTACAGAAGACGAAGCCACTGAGCCACAAATACCCCTGGAAGGTAAAGAAGGGGCCAGAGGTTTTCAAGATGAGGCCCAACGTGTGCCTGCAG GTCAAAGGATGA